agtaaatatacaattgagaaataaatagaaaataaataataagtaaatttgcaatataaaaatatatataataagtaaataaacaatataagaaatagaaacattgcattaaacaataataagtaaatatacaatataaggaaaaataaataataagtaaatatacaatataataaacagagatattacattaaacatctatcataatattatgatttgatataaaaaaaaatagaataagtaaatatacaattgagaaatgaaaaaactaaattaaacatttataaaataataactaaatacaaaatataagaaatagaaatattatactCAACATCATCGtattattagaataagtaaatataaaatataagaaaaataaataataattaaatataatatataagaaataaaaaaatattacattaagtatatatcgtaatattatcattgatataaaaccaagaaatttagaataaataaatataaaaataagaaaagataaacagtaagtaaatacacaatataaaaaatggaaaaactaaattaaacatatatctgaaaaatgtatagttaaataaataaaagtgaatttacattataaaaaatattacattaaacatcaattataatattagaataattaaatataaaatataaatatattataagtaaatatacaatataaaaaatataaaaaatacattaaacctctatctaaaaatatatataataatataaataataagtaaatatataatataagaaatagaaatattacattaaacatctatcgtaatattataaCTTGATATAAGACAAAACAATtagataagtaaatacacaatataaaaaataaaaaaaactacattaaacgtctatttgaaaatgtatagtttaacattttattattatcaaatttttttgtaagtaaatatacaatataagaaaaataagcatacaatataagatcatattttttatcacattaaacatctatcataatattatcatttgatataaaagcaagaaaattagaataagtaaatatacagtataaggaaaaaaagattaaaatacaattaaaaaatgaaaatactaaattaaacatatctctggaaaaaatgtatagtaaaataaataataagtaaatatacaatataaaaaatacaaatataatattaaacatctaccgtaatattagaataagtaaatatacaatataaagaaaaatgcacaataagtaaatatacaatatgagaactgaaaaaactaaattaaatatctatctgaaaaatgtatagtaaaataaataattagtaaatatagactataagacataaaatattagtataaaaatatgatcttatattgtatgcttatttttcttatattgtatatttacttacaaaatatttgaaaataataaaatgttaagctatacattttcagatagacgtttaatgtagttttttattttataatattatatatttacttattatttatattattatatattttcagataaaggtttaatgtattttttgtatttttatattgtatatttacttacaattttgtttttatattttataatattagaataagtaaatatacaatataaagaaaaatgcacaataagtaaatatacaatatgagaactggaaaaactaaattaaacatctatctgaaaaatgtatagtaaaataaataattattaaatatatactataagacataaaaatattagtataaaaataaataatatgtaatattattatgatattttatttttattctaatattataatagatttataaagtaatataatctatttatactaataaaatagaCTTTTTAAGGCTCCATAAAGCATCTACATCagcgaaaaaatatttttttccgaaagatgacacgtggcatcgttattaaaaaataaaaaattaataaataattaaatatgcaatataagaaaaaattgataataagtaaatatacaatataagaaatagaaacattacattaaacaataatatgtaaatatacaatataataaataataaataataaataaatatacaatataagaaatataatattacattaaacatttatcataatattgttatttgatataaaaagaagaaaattagaataagtaaatatacaattaagaattgaaaaaactaaatataacatctataaaataataactaaatacaaaatataaaaaatagaaatattatactaaacattatcgtattattagaataagtaaatataaaatataataaaaataaataataagtaaatatagtatataagaaataaaaattatcacattaaatatatatcgtaatattatcattgatataaaaataataaatttagaataaatagatataaaaatgagaaaagttaaataataagtatatacacaatataaaaaatggaaaaactaaattaaacatataatgtatagttaaataaataaaagtaattttacattataaaaatattacattaaacatcaattataatattagaataagtaaatataaaatgtaagaaaaataaattataaataaatatacaatataaaaaatacaaaaaatacattaaatctctatcagaaaatatataataatataattaataagtaaatatataatataagaaatagaaatattacattaaacatctatcggaatattataatttgatttaaaacaaaacaattagaTAAGTATTAAATGTCTATCTGCAAAATGTAtagtttaacattttattattttcaaatatttttgtaagtaaatatacaatataagaacaATAAGcataaaatataagataatatttttttatcacattaaacatctatcgtaatattatcatttgatataaaagcaagaaaattagaataagtaaatatacagtgtaagaaaaaaataaaaataggtaaaatacaattaagaaatgaaaagactaaattaaacatatctcTGAAAAAAtgtattgtaaaataaataataagtaaatatacaatataagaaatacaaatattatattaaacttcTACCGtgatattagaataagtaaatatacagtataaagaaaaatacacaataagtaaatatacaatatcagAACTgaataaactaaattaaacatctatctgaaaaatgtatagtaaaataaataattagtaaatatagacgataagacataaaaatattagtataaaaataaataataagtaatattattatgatattttatttttattctaatattataataaatttataatgtaatataatgtaatattttaatattattgttagtattattaatcatatagaaatgttacatattataataagtaaatataaaatataagaaaaaaaaataataagtaaatatagtatataagaaataaaatttatattaaatttatatcgTAATATTttcattgatataaaagcaagaaatttagaataaacaaatatacaaaataagaaaagataaacagtaagtaaatatacaatataaaaaatagaaaaactaaattaaacatttatctgaattaaatatttattaaagagtaaacaTACATCTATGCCATAAGGTTAAATAATCTAgagttagggtttagagttacgGGGTGGATTTTTGAAgatatgatttcaaattatgaaaaataaaaaataaatattaaaatttcaaaataaaatgggttattttggtcattttccttatTGAtgactattttgtgacaaaaatttaaaagtgaTTATTATAAAGAATTGCtctacaatataagaaaaattaaataataaataaatatataatataaaaaatagaaaacaatatgaaacatctatatgaaaattatatagttttctgtttttttttcaaagaaataagtattcacacaaacatacaatttagaattttgttgttgttcagaaTACAACTTCCAAATGAATAGTTATAtagttaacatttaaaaaatcaaaatagccCCGTACACATAGCGCGGATTAACTCCTAGTATATATCAAAACTAAAGTATAACGCCTAAACGCTAAACAAGTTAGGTTTGCTGTCTTTTCGTATTTATATGTTAGATAGCGCTAGGCCTAGCGAGTTAGGTTTGAGTCGAGCGGTCCAGCCTAGCGAGTTAGGAAGAAATCGGAGATTAATTTTGAGTATTTACTTTAGTTTTAATGATGAGTACGTATATTTTCAATATGTTTACGTGAAATGAAAGAGAAGTTGCTGTGACCCAGTGGAATGCGCTATGCTTTTCAAGCAGCTGTACACGAGTTCAAGTGTGGGCCGTGTGGCAAAGGTGCTCAAGAATGGGAACAATGATGAAACTGAGAGTGGTGAAGAAGAGAGACGAGTGTAGACTCAATTTTTGTTTGCTACGattcatatttttcatatataccATATCATGATCTGCTGCTACTCCTTACATTGAGTGTTTTTGACAACAAACGAATTATTCTTATTTATCTATTTTGTtctaattttattcaattttgtgtCTTCACCTAAGAACCAAAACGTGACATACTCATCTCTTCTCAGTGCTCGGAGCAAAGCTTCGTGTCTTATAGCCAACAAGCCAAAGTTCTTATTAGAGCAAAGTTGCATGTGACGTACGTGAGTCCAAACCATATAGCTTACAATAATAATCTTTATTATACTATAAAGGGACCTACTATAAAACACATTACATTATTGTCTGATTAGCTGTTGCGCACTAGAAGAACCAAAATCAATATTAGGttataataataagaaaaataataatgctctctatattttcaaaacaatatattatttttaactggATTCCACCATCCCCTGAGGAGTTAAAATAGTTGTGTGTTGCATTTTGAAGCAAAGAGAGTAAAAAAGAAACATGGATCACAATGAACTTCCAGTGAACTTGAGAGAAGACAAGATAAGTGAAGAGACCAAGAAACTGATCACTTCACTTCCAACAGACAAAGACTCTCAAGGGAACCTCTGCAAGTACCAAGGATGCTGGTATTACTACAACACTTTCCAAGCAGTCATCAGTTTCCAGAAGCATTTTCAGCCACAAGACACCGATATAATCCTCGCTTCCACCCCAAAGTCCGGCACAACTTGGCTCAAGGCACTCACCGTGGCACTCTTGGAGAGATCTAAACATCATGATGATCATCCTCTGAACCATCCATTGTTATCCAATAATCCTCACGCCTTAGTACCGTTATTAGAGAGCTCAACACCGGACCTAACCATGTTCTCACCATCATCCTCTACGAGGCTGTTTTCAACTCACATGCCTTTTCACACCTTGAAGGAAGGTCTTAAAGGTTCTCCTTGCAAGGTTGTGTTCATGTGCAGGAACGCAAAGGACGCGTTGATATCTAGGTTGCATTTCAGGTCAGTGCGGACTCTAAGGTTGTGCTGAGAGTGCATATGCATAGAGGGtcctaaattatttttattaatttaagaccctaaatttttgaaaatttatatatctagAGTTAACtttcaaaactatttattaatctatataaaaaaaattagaatagcACAGGGTCACATCCttcatgttaatttttttaattaatttaaggccctaaattttagaaaatttatatatctagAGTCCAACTTTCAAAACGATTTAttaatctaaataaaaaaattagaatagcACAAAGCTTCTTATTGTTTTGAGCCGAGACTGTTTCAGATGCAAGTATGAGAAAATCGAAGTAACTAGAAGCGTTCTCGAGCCGATGTTCGAGTCTTTATGCAGAGGAGTCAGCTTCTATGGCCCCATTTGGGACCAAGTCCTTAGCTATTGGAGAGGCAGCTTGGAAGATCCGAGTCGTGTTCTGTTCATGAAGTACGAGGAAATGAAAGAAGAGCCTTGTGTTCAGCTCAAGAGACTTGCGGAGTTCTTAGGTTCTCCTTTcaccgaggaagaagaagagagcggAGGTGTGAACAAGATCTTGGAGCTCTGCTCCCTGCGTAGTCTTAGCGACTTGGAGGCAAACAAGTCGGGAAAAACCGTTAACGGCGTGGATTACAAGTTCTTTTTCCGAAAAGGAGAAGTCGGTGACTGGAAAAATCATCTCACTCCGGAAATGGAGAGCAAGATCGACACGatcattgaggagaagctgagaGGTTCAGGCTTGAGTTTCTAAGAGTATATTGTATCCTCTGTTGTTGTGTTTCTACTATTAACTTTAATAAGATTGTCACATTGTTACATACATCATATAgcttaaacttttatttttgggTTGACTGGTTGGGttctatatacatttttttttaattaatagatATATTTAATTCAACCCGAGAACGGGAATTTTAGATCCGGTTACAAGCCCAAATTGAACAAAAGCTCCTGAGTCAATGTATTACAAACTACGTTCGTCCACCCACTAAACCCGACACATTCCGGTAGcatgattttaaaattcctaGGACCCGGTTGCTGTTCTCACCGAAAATAATGACCATAGAACCGTGAGGTTCTCCTCGTTACCTCAGATGCCGGGAACTTCCATGTCATTCCCGAAGTAGCCAGCTCACCGTGAGGTCCTATATACATTATTTAGCTTAAACTTTTATCTACGACCTTTAGAATCATCAACCATGATTGAAGTCAATTTCTAAAgctacaataaaaataataatggtaAAACTCCtgatttactaaaataatatttttttgttgtaagaaAAATATACAACTACAACAACTACATCTACATCAAAACTTAATGTTACATCCCAATCAATAATCTTTTCTATATACTTTAGACTCAAATAGTAAAAGCAGTCCTAACGTTACAGATCATTATATTATGGAGATCAAATGGAACAAAAGCATATTAAATCAAATCATATGGGAAACATTATAAACCAAACAACACAATTTATTAtagttttgaataataaaaatagtcaatacagattatatatttaaataataaaattatataaaaaatcataacatataatattaagttatagctattttattatattatgtgtttacatacacatattataattaaaacacATATATTTACATTGATATGCAGacattttctaaatataatttgaataaaaCTACCACATGAAAATAGAAAGAAATAAGTACACAATGAGAGTTTCTTTATATTGTTGGAGTTATGGGTAAAATAGATGAAaatgtaattattatataagaaaattaaattttagaattaagtatttataataaaatcatttattagtcggaaaaaagaaaaatgaataaaaacatCAAATGTGTAGTAGGTGAGAACTGTCTGCAATATACCTATGTTacacggaagcttcatcggacgtacgcttcccgcttcggaaccggaatcggaatcggaaccttgtggaagcttgcagaatctcgcttccaaaatatttctaaaatattctctttaaaaacctgttagaagcttacgattccgttttggaatcacgcttccgtttttaaaaaaatgcaatgtatatcaataaaatataaaaccatagttttaatctatataaaataaaaaaattattagtaatgaatattaagttataaatatacaaatattaaaaataatactataaattatctttatgcattgagatttttttattaaagatatagcacatattgaaatatattgtgtcaattatttatgaagtattaaaaattattaatataatattttttttgtaaacttaatttatgtgtatttttagagttttaatataaaatcatttcaaaattattataaatgaataaatgctttatttcaaatttaaatcatataatttttagtcctaattttttttaaaaaaaaattatatatatatatatatgtatatacgcttccaacacgtacccgcttcctaatatttaaaaaaatctcgTTTCTGCGCTTCcttacgcttccgcttccacgtacccgcttccgtttccatgtaagATAGCAATATACTACCTATTttcagaaaaatacaaaaaaaaatatcgaagAGATTTCCTCTCAAATgcaacttaaaaataaaattaggtgAACTGTCTTTTTCTCACTACACCAATCATTCAAAGTCAACACAAGGTAATAATTGAATCCATCATCCGCCGAGGagttaaataattgtttttttcattttgaagCAAACACACATTTCTGAAACAATGGATCACAATGAAGTTCCTGGGCACTTGGGAGAAGACAAGGTAACTGAAGAGACAAAGAAACTGATCTCTTCACTTCCTAAAGACAAAGATTCTCAAGGAAGGAGGCTCTGCAAGTACCAAGGAAGCTGGTATTACTACAACACTCTCCAAGGACTCATCAATTTCCATAACAATTTTCAGCCACAAGAGACTGATATAATCCTCGCTTCTTCCCCAAAGTCCGGCACAACTTGGCTCAAGGCACTCACGGTCGCACTCTTGGAGAGATCTAAACATCATGATGATCATCCATTGCTGTCGGATAATCCTCATGCCATAGTACCATTCTTGGAGAACAATCTGTATCTCAAAAGCTCAACACCGGACCTAACCAAgtactcatcatcatcatcatcgtcccCGAGGGTGTTTGCGACTCACATGCCTTTGCACACCTTGAAAGAGGGTCTCAGGGGCTCTCCTTGCAAGATTGTGTTCATGTGCAGAAACGCAAAGGACGCGTTGATATCTATGTGGTATTTCATCTGCAAGAATCAGAGAGTTGAAGCGACTAGAAGCATTCTCGAGTCGTTGTTCGAGTCTTTGTGCAGAGGAGTCACCTTCTACGGTCCCTTTTGGGACCAAGTCCTTAGCTACTGGAGAGGCAGCTTGGAAGATCCGAGTCGTGTTCTGTTTATGAAGTACGAGGAAATGAAAGAAGAGCCTTGTGTTCAGCTAAAGAGACTTGCGGAGTTCTTAGGTTGTCCTttcagtgaagaagaagaagagagcggAGCTGTGGAAAAGATCTTGGAGCTATGCTCCCTGCGTAGTCTTAGCGACTTGGAGGCCAACAAGTCGGGTAAAACCGTTAACGGCGTGGATCACAAGTTCTTTTTCCGGAAAGGAGAAGTCAGTGACTGGAAAAATCATCTCACTCCGGAGATGGAGAGGAGAATCGACATGATCATTGAGGAGAAACTAAGAGGTTCAGATTTGAGTTTCTAAGAGTATtgttatcatatatatgttaattgtGTTTCTATTATGAATGTAATAAGACTAGTCTGGTTTCATGACCAACATTTCTCTTATTTTCTTCAGCTGCTGGACAATGTTTttatattatacaaaataaaaaacaaaaattaattgacaGCTGTGGGATTTGAACCCACGCCCTTGCGGACCAGAGCCTAAATCTGGCGCCTTAGACCACTCGGCCAAACTGTCTTGTTGTACCTAGTGTTCTTTCCTACTTAGATattccctttttctttcttccatTTACTTGGAGAAGAAGTTGTCTCTGACGTTTGAAACCCTGGAGAGCTGTTGTCTGATACAAAACGAGGTCCTTTCAGTGTTTAACAAGCACCAACAGGTAATTTGGATACAGCatgggagaagaagattgtACCAATGTGTTAATCAAAGCCCTCAGTACCATGATAGATAACTTTCTTGGAGCTCACTACTTATTATATGCTTTTAGCTAAAAgttatcaatcaatcaaaaagGGAGAAGGTATCAATCCACTTATTTTGACTATGTAGGTattgacaactttttttttttttttttttcatatccgTGGGGGATCCCAGGCGGTAAGCCCAGACTAATCCCCACGAGGCCTTCCATCCGGGCACGCACGGTCTATAGACGGGAAGGCCAAGGCGACTCGAACCCAGGGCGGACACTCCAGCTGGAGTTCCATT
The window above is part of the Brassica napus cultivar Da-Ae chromosome C3, Da-Ae, whole genome shotgun sequence genome. Proteins encoded here:
- the LOC106426366 gene encoding cytosolic sulfotransferase 1-like, which produces MDHNELPVNLREDKISEETKKLITSLPTDKDSQGNLCKYQGCWYYYNTFQAVISFQKHFQPQDTDIILASTPKSGTTWLKALTVALLERSKHHDDHPLNHPLLSNNPHALVPLLESSTPDLTMFSPSSSTRLFSTHMPFHTLKEGLKGSPCKVVFMCRNAKDALISRLHFRCKYEKIEVTRSVLEPMFESLCRGVSFYGPIWDQVLSYWRGSLEDPSRVLFMKYEEMKEEPCVQLKRLAEFLGSPFTEEEEESGGVNKILELCSLRSLSDLEANKSGKTVNGVDYKFFFRKGEVGDWKNHLTPEMESKIDTIIEEKLRGSGLSF
- the LOC106426362 gene encoding cytosolic sulfotransferase 1-like — its product is MDHNEVPGHLGEDKVTEETKKLISSLPKDKDSQGRRLCKYQGSWYYYNTLQGLINFHNNFQPQETDIILASSPKSGTTWLKALTVALLERSKHHDDHPLLSDNPHAIVPFLENNLYLKSSTPDLTKYSSSSSSSPRVFATHMPLHTLKEGLRGSPCKIVFMCRNAKDALISMWYFICKNQRVEATRSILESLFESLCRGVTFYGPFWDQVLSYWRGSLEDPSRVLFMKYEEMKEEPCVQLKRLAEFLGCPFSEEEEESGAVEKILELCSLRSLSDLEANKSGKTVNGVDHKFFFRKGEVSDWKNHLTPEMERRIDMIIEEKLRGSDLSF